A genomic stretch from Gemmatimonadaceae bacterium includes:
- a CDS encoding DJ-1/PfpI family protein: MSTTFGAPLKGDYALALALTRFLAFDGDADGDGVSNVTEYLAHKSEGRAGYVRAALDPRVKSSVAIASLASVSSSAPAKKTLGIVLYPGFEVLDVFGPVEMWSYVSEFKVVMIAQTAGPVRSAQGVSTVADFSFETAPPLDIMMVPGGIGTRTELQNPVFLDYLRAQHKRTEITTSVCTGSALLAKAGILKGHKATSNKAYFSMAVDEDPDVDWIVKARWVDDGKLLTSSGVSAGTDMALGLVAKLYGKDRARLLARSLEYEWHEDAGVDPFALTQVPKAVRK, translated from the coding sequence ATGTCCACCACGTTCGGCGCGCCACTCAAGGGCGATTATGCACTGGCGTTGGCACTGACGCGCTTCCTCGCCTTTGATGGCGATGCGGACGGGGATGGCGTTTCCAACGTTACCGAGTATCTGGCGCACAAGAGCGAAGGACGTGCGGGCTACGTCCGCGCGGCACTCGATCCGCGGGTGAAATCCTCTGTTGCGATCGCGAGCCTGGCTTCGGTGTCGTCATCCGCGCCGGCCAAGAAGACTCTGGGCATTGTGTTGTATCCCGGTTTCGAAGTGCTCGATGTGTTCGGTCCGGTGGAGATGTGGTCGTACGTGTCGGAGTTCAAGGTGGTGATGATCGCACAGACGGCGGGCCCGGTGCGTTCGGCGCAGGGAGTCTCAACGGTGGCCGACTTTTCGTTCGAAACGGCTCCTCCCCTCGACATCATGATGGTGCCGGGCGGAATTGGCACGCGAACGGAGTTGCAGAATCCCGTGTTTCTCGACTACCTGCGCGCGCAGCACAAGCGCACGGAGATCACCACCTCCGTGTGCACCGGTTCGGCACTGTTGGCCAAAGCCGGCATCTTGAAAGGCCACAAAGCCACCTCCAACAAGGCGTACTTCTCGATGGCGGTGGATGAGGATCCGGACGTCGATTGGATTGTGAAAGCGCGTTGGGTGGATGACGGGAAGCTCCTGACGTCGTCCGGTGTATCCGCCGGCACCGACATGGCCCTGGGCCTGGTGGCCAAACTGTACGGCAAGGATCGCGCTCGGCTGCTGGCCCGGAGCCTGGAGTACGAATGGCACGAGGATGCCGGCGTCGATCCGTTCGCGTTGACGCAAGTGCCCAAGGCCGTCAGGAAGTGA
- a CDS encoding copper resistance protein CopC, with protein MMTRVLTNLRARAHSRTSVVLVALMVMLSFAATPGAAMRHLKLLKSSPSADTTLTTSPDAIRLWLSEAVELPATKIQLETAAGMTVTLAALTSAATKNAPVVAAIPTPLAPGAYKVTWKAMSKDGHVVNGVFGFTVGTKP; from the coding sequence ATGATGACACGCGTACTGACCAACCTCCGCGCCCGCGCGCACTCCCGTACGAGCGTGGTACTGGTGGCTCTCATGGTCATGCTCTCGTTCGCGGCCACCCCAGGCGCCGCGATGCGACACCTCAAGTTGCTCAAATCTTCGCCGAGCGCCGACACAACGCTGACGACATCGCCTGACGCGATTCGTCTTTGGCTCTCCGAAGCGGTTGAACTTCCCGCCACGAAGATCCAGCTCGAAACCGCGGCCGGCATGACCGTAACGCTTGCGGCGCTAACGAGCGCAGCCACGAAGAACGCGCCGGTGGTGGCAGCGATTCCAACGCCACTCGCACCGGGTGCATACAAGGTGACATGGAAGGCGATGTCCAAGGATGGTCATGTTGTGAACGGAGTATTTGGCTTCACCGTTGGCACCAAGCCATGA
- a CDS encoding amidohydrolase family protein, with translation MLSATLFAAAVAAAVPTPDSIVYPVINHDRTAGSMTVRRSGDTVTVRYVFTDRNRGTRTFVRYLTRQGRIVSTEIRPVLADDRLGEPSMRLEMAGDSVRRWTPAATSTEVRRADTYYGVSATPYDQVLLAKQLLSARTHTMRLANGDSSRLEILRTVTVRATRGAQIVRLVAIYRGTSTTPQVLWLDAHDDLFVTDVGWFMTVKPGALSALPQLRRVEMQYRDAQAESLNARVMTRAGSAIAIRNGDLFDSETGTMRPRTTVIVRGDRIVAVGPDDTTPTPAGATVIDATGKTILPGMWDMHGHLQLTSQNSGSLMQLMTGITTVRDLAADLDVAVSQRDRAQAGRIAAPRAVLAGFMEGPLKWAGPSATLVSTEAEARAWVARYDSLGYKQIKLYNVLHPDLVPTIAAEAHARGMRLSGHIPRGLTVEAAIRLGFDEVNHAAFLFSTFYQDSLYVPAMRAYSAVASAVAANIDVDGKPMTDLITLLKAKGTVIDGTFAVWVQSAGTGIAQSVGAGVSADVAKADANYLRLLKRLYDAGVTLVPGTDAFGSTSFDTELEMYEKVGIPAASVLQMATIVSARVMNDEKDYGSVSVGKVADLFIVNGKPQERISDVRKVEHVIRGGRLYNTATLQQALGTRGQ, from the coding sequence ATGCTATCCGCCACTCTCTTTGCTGCCGCCGTTGCCGCTGCCGTCCCCACCCCCGACAGCATCGTCTACCCGGTCATCAACCACGACCGAACCGCCGGCTCGATGACGGTCCGCCGAAGTGGCGATACGGTCACGGTGCGTTACGTGTTCACCGACCGCAATCGCGGCACGCGCACGTTTGTCCGCTACCTCACTCGGCAGGGCCGCATCGTCAGCACCGAAATTCGACCCGTGCTGGCCGACGATCGTCTGGGCGAACCGTCCATGCGCCTGGAGATGGCCGGTGACTCGGTGCGCCGATGGACGCCGGCCGCTACCTCAACGGAAGTGCGCAGAGCGGACACCTACTATGGCGTGAGCGCGACGCCATATGACCAGGTCCTGCTGGCGAAACAGTTGCTGAGCGCCCGGACGCACACGATGCGCCTCGCGAATGGGGATTCGTCGCGGCTGGAGATTCTGCGCACCGTCACTGTGCGCGCGACGCGCGGGGCACAGATCGTGCGCCTGGTGGCCATTTACCGAGGCACATCCACCACGCCACAGGTGCTCTGGCTGGATGCACACGACGACTTGTTCGTGACCGACGTAGGCTGGTTCATGACCGTCAAGCCGGGCGCGCTATCCGCTTTGCCGCAATTGCGTCGTGTGGAGATGCAGTACCGCGACGCGCAGGCCGAGTCCCTCAATGCGCGCGTGATGACGCGTGCCGGCTCTGCCATTGCCATCAGGAATGGCGACTTGTTCGACAGCGAAACAGGCACCATGCGTCCGCGCACCACGGTCATTGTGCGCGGAGATCGCATAGTCGCCGTGGGGCCCGACGACACGACACCAACCCCTGCCGGCGCCACCGTCATCGATGCCACGGGCAAGACTATCTTGCCCGGCATGTGGGACATGCATGGTCACCTGCAGCTCACCAGCCAGAACTCCGGCAGCCTGATGCAACTGATGACGGGCATTACCACCGTGCGCGACCTGGCGGCCGATCTCGACGTGGCCGTTTCGCAGCGCGATCGCGCCCAGGCCGGTCGCATTGCGGCACCGCGCGCCGTCCTGGCCGGATTCATGGAGGGTCCGCTCAAATGGGCGGGGCCGAGCGCCACCTTGGTGAGTACCGAAGCTGAGGCACGCGCGTGGGTGGCCCGCTACGACTCGCTGGGTTACAAGCAGATCAAGCTGTACAACGTACTGCATCCCGATCTGGTGCCCACCATTGCCGCTGAGGCGCACGCGCGGGGCATGCGTTTGAGCGGGCACATTCCCCGCGGACTCACCGTGGAAGCGGCCATCCGGCTTGGATTTGACGAAGTCAATCACGCCGCCTTTCTGTTCTCCACGTTCTATCAGGATTCGCTGTACGTCCCCGCCATGCGCGCGTATTCCGCCGTGGCATCGGCAGTGGCGGCCAATATCGATGTCGACGGCAAGCCAATGACCGACCTCATCACACTGCTCAAGGCCAAAGGCACAGTCATTGATGGCACGTTTGCCGTGTGGGTGCAAAGCGCCGGCACCGGCATTGCGCAGTCAGTGGGCGCCGGCGTGTCCGCCGATGTGGCGAAAGCCGACGCCAACTACCTGCGCTTGCTGAAACGTTTGTATGATGCCGGCGTAACATTGGTGCCGGGCACTGACGCGTTCGGCAGCACGTCTTTCGATACCGAACTGGAGATGTATGAGAAAGTGGGCATTCCCGCCGCGAGCGTCCTGCAGATGGCCACGATTGTGTCAGCGCGCGTGATGAACGACGAGAAAGACTACGGCAGTGTGTCGGTAGGCAAGGTCGCCGATTTGTTCATCGTGAACGGGAAGCCACAGGAGCGCATCAGCGATGTGCGCAAAGTCGAACACGTGATCCGGGGCGGACGCCTGTACAACACGGCGACGTTGCAGCAGGCCCTCGGCACGCGAGGCCAGTAG
- a CDS encoding SDR family oxidoreductase: MTDALRGKVVLITGPARGIGAATARELASRGATLSLVGMEPELLQALAHELGGAHVWHACDVTDQAAVDDAVRETVDALGGIDVVVANAGIATNGTLLSTDIESLIRVIDVNLGGVFRIVKASLPSVIERRGYLLLVSSAAAFSAMPGLSAYGAAKAGVEQLANVLRLELAVHGVDVGSAHMSWVDTDLVRDIQADVAAFTRTISRLPGPFGTITPVGDCAAAFVRAIEARSRKVFVPTSLGRMSALRQVLGSAMVQRGLRATLAPIIQESEREATETARAFGVHSVGMGKNAPAP, from the coding sequence ATGACCGACGCGTTGCGAGGCAAAGTCGTCTTGATTACCGGCCCGGCGCGCGGAATCGGCGCCGCCACCGCGCGCGAGTTGGCGTCACGGGGGGCCACGCTGTCTCTCGTGGGCATGGAGCCCGAGTTGCTGCAGGCGCTCGCCCACGAACTGGGTGGGGCGCATGTGTGGCATGCGTGTGACGTGACGGATCAAGCCGCGGTCGATGACGCCGTGCGCGAGACGGTCGACGCATTGGGCGGTATCGACGTGGTCGTGGCGAACGCCGGTATCGCCACGAACGGCACCCTGCTCTCCACCGATATCGAATCACTGATTCGCGTGATCGACGTGAACCTTGGCGGCGTATTCCGCATTGTAAAGGCGTCCCTGCCCTCCGTGATCGAGCGACGTGGCTATCTGTTGCTGGTCTCCTCGGCGGCGGCGTTCAGCGCCATGCCGGGCCTCTCCGCGTATGGCGCGGCCAAGGCCGGCGTGGAGCAGTTGGCCAACGTCTTGCGGCTTGAACTGGCGGTGCATGGCGTGGATGTGGGGTCGGCACACATGTCGTGGGTGGACACCGACCTGGTGCGCGATATTCAGGCGGACGTCGCGGCGTTTACACGCACCATCAGCAGGCTACCGGGCCCGTTCGGGACAATTACGCCAGTCGGAGATTGCGCCGCCGCATTCGTTCGCGCCATCGAGGCACGGTCACGAAAGGTGTTCGTGCCGACGTCGTTGGGCCGGATGTCGGCGCTCCGGCAGGTGCTGGGCAGCGCCATGGTCCAACGCGGTCTGCGCGCGACGCTGGCGCCCATTATCCAGGAGTCCGAACGCGAGGCCACAGAGACGGCCCGCGCCTTCGGCGTGCACAGTGTCGGGATGGGGAAGAACGCACCGGCTCCGTAA